One genomic segment of Desulfomicrobium sp. ZS1 includes these proteins:
- the rplI gene encoding 50S ribosomal protein L9, with the protein MKVILRADVDNLGRLGDIVAVRPGYGRNYLLPQGLASMASPGNLKVFEQERRKLQAMNDAVKAEAAALAAKIEAAKVVIEVRVGDGDKLYGSVTSSQIGTILEEQGVDVDRRKIQLEDGIRALGEYVLDVKLHPEVVAKLTVNVVKHGRQEQVNEPEPQADATEEAAAE; encoded by the coding sequence ATGAAGGTCATTTTGAGAGCAGACGTGGATAATCTGGGACGACTGGGCGACATCGTCGCGGTCCGTCCCGGTTATGGCAGAAATTATCTGTTGCCTCAGGGTCTTGCTTCCATGGCAAGTCCCGGCAACTTGAAGGTCTTTGAACAGGAGCGCCGCAAGCTGCAGGCCATGAACGACGCCGTCAAGGCCGAGGCTGCCGCTTTGGCCGCCAAGATCGAGGCTGCCAAGGTCGTGATCGAAGTGCGCGTGGGCGATGGCGACAAGCTTTACGGCTCCGTCACGTCTTCCCAGATCGGCACGATTCTGGAAGAGCAGGGCGTGGACGTGGATCGCCGCAAGATTCAGCTCGAAGACGGTATCCGCGCCCTGGGCGAGTACGTTCTCGATGTGAAGTTGCATCCCGAGGTTGTGGCCAAGCTGACCGTGAATGTGGTCAAGCATGGTCGTCAGGAACAGGTGAACGAACCCGAACCGCAGGCCGATGCAACCGAAGAAGCAGCCGCAGAGTAA
- the rpsF gene encoding 30S ribosomal protein S6 has protein sequence MTRYEELILLSPELGVEECREIVNNFSAIVEREGGTVLKVDDWGVKDTAYPVRKFNRGRYVRMEMNMPGKAVAELERNVRITDGVFKFITVRLAETPAAATEEA, from the coding sequence ATGACAAGGTACGAGGAATTGATCCTGCTCAGCCCTGAGCTGGGTGTGGAAGAATGCCGCGAAATCGTGAACAACTTCAGCGCCATTGTCGAGCGCGAGGGCGGCACCGTTCTCAAGGTCGATGACTGGGGCGTCAAGGATACGGCATATCCGGTGCGCAAGTTCAATCGTGGCCGGTACGTCCGCATGGAAATGAACATGCCTGGCAAGGCTGTCGCGGAATTGGAACGCAATGTCCGCATCACCGATGGCGTGTTCAAGTTCATCACCGTCAGACTCGCCGAGACCCCTGCTGCGGCAACCGAGGAGGCATAA
- the rpsR gene encoding 30S ribosomal protein S18, producing MSFKKKFAPRRKYCRFCENPEILLDYKHPEVLNDFVTDRGKIIASRITGTCAKHQRALTREVKRARQMALMFYTATHSTDVLKKSRV from the coding sequence ATGTCCTTTAAGAAGAAATTCGCACCCCGGAGAAAGTATTGCCGTTTCTGCGAGAATCCCGAGATCCTGCTTGATTACAAGCATCCCGAAGTCCTGAACGATTTCGTGACCGATCGCGGCAAGATCATTGCCAGCCGTATTACCGGCACCTGCGCCAAGCACCAGCGGGCTCTCACCCGCGAAGTCAAGCGCGCCCGCCAGATGGCTCTGATGTTCTACACGGCTACCCACAGCACCGACGTGCTCAAAAAATCTAGAGTCTAG